In a genomic window of Sutcliffiella sp. FSL R7-0096:
- the ilvC gene encoding ketol-acid reductoisomerase, translating into MAANMYYNDDISQAALNGKKVAVVGYGSQGHAHAQNLRDSGVEVVVGVRPGGSWEKAKEDGFQVYSVGEAVAQADVVMVLLPDERQPEVYKQEIEPHLTEGKALAFAHGFNVHFHQVVPPKDVDVFLVAPKGPGHLVRRVYEEGGGVPALFAVHQNASGEAKEVALAYSKAVGAGRAAVMETTFKEETETDLFGEQAVLCGGTTALVKAGFETLVEAGYQPEVAYFECLHELKLIVDLLYENGLEGMRYSISDTAQWGDFTAGPRVVNDGTKEEMRKILSEIQSGQFAKGWVLENQANRPMFHSINEQEKHHPLEVVGRELRAKMPFIQSKKKGVVGSAKG; encoded by the coding sequence ATGGCAGCAAACATGTATTATAACGACGACATCTCCCAAGCAGCATTAAACGGCAAAAAGGTAGCAGTAGTAGGATACGGATCACAAGGTCATGCCCACGCACAAAACTTACGTGACAGTGGCGTAGAAGTAGTAGTAGGTGTTCGACCCGGCGGCTCATGGGAAAAAGCAAAAGAAGACGGATTCCAAGTATACTCTGTGGGAGAAGCAGTAGCCCAAGCAGACGTTGTAATGGTTTTACTCCCAGACGAAAGGCAACCGGAAGTATACAAACAAGAAATCGAACCACATCTAACAGAAGGAAAAGCATTGGCATTTGCCCATGGCTTCAATGTCCATTTCCATCAAGTGGTCCCTCCGAAAGATGTGGATGTATTCCTAGTCGCACCAAAAGGACCTGGCCATTTAGTAAGACGTGTATATGAAGAAGGCGGGGGTGTACCTGCACTCTTTGCAGTCCATCAAAACGCATCTGGAGAGGCAAAAGAGGTCGCATTGGCCTACAGTAAAGCAGTCGGTGCCGGAAGAGCAGCCGTTATGGAAACAACTTTTAAAGAAGAAACAGAAACAGATCTATTCGGAGAACAAGCAGTACTTTGCGGTGGAACAACGGCCCTTGTAAAAGCTGGGTTTGAAACATTGGTGGAAGCAGGCTACCAACCGGAAGTTGCCTACTTTGAGTGTTTGCATGAACTAAAACTAATTGTAGATCTTTTATATGAAAATGGATTAGAAGGAATGCGCTACTCCATCTCTGATACAGCACAGTGGGGCGATTTTACGGCCGGACCGAGAGTAGTTAATGATGGAACAAAGGAGGAAATGAGAAAAATCCTTTCGGAAATCCAGTCCGGACAATTCGCTAAAGGATGGGTGCTTGAAAATCAGGCAAATCGCCCAATGTTCCACTCTATCAATGAACAAGAAAAACATCACCCACTCGAAGTGGTAGGAAGGGAGCTCCGCGCAAAAATGCCATTCATCCAATCGAAGAAGAAAGGAGTCGTTGGCAGTGCGAAAGGTTGA
- a CDS encoding 2-isopropylmalate synthase encodes MRKVDIFDTTLRDGEQSAGVNLHPHEKLEIAIQLEKFGVDVMEAGFPASSYGDFQAVQQIARTIKKSRVVGLARSVKSDIDAVYEAVKDAEKNGVHVFLATSPIHMEYKLKKKPKEVVEAAIQAVEYAKRYFDHVQWSAEDATRSEWPFLAHIIEKVIDAGANVINLPDTVGYTTPLEYAQLITYIREHVPNIHKVKLSAHCHDDLGMAVSNSLAAIQSGVDQIEGTINGIGERAGNASLEEIIVALQIRKDVYEVETNIDLKQTVRTSNLVSKLTGMIVPQNKAVVGANAFAHESGIHQDGVLKNKSTYEVINPEMVGLHSNKMVLGKHSGSHAFKQRCEELGLFLNEEEGKKLFKSFKDLTVKKKEVTEDDIFALMMDSSVKGLFPHYRMETLQISYGSNIIPTTTIAIKTEDGEVLQESATGKGSVESVYNTISRILQKEISLLDYRIQSTTNGSDALAEVYVKISCDGDVSSGRGIEHDVLEASAKAYLDAVNRLSIKEKFARYSAKGVEVG; translated from the coding sequence GTGCGAAAGGTTGACATATTTGATACTACATTACGAGACGGTGAACAGTCGGCCGGAGTGAACCTTCATCCCCATGAAAAATTAGAAATAGCCATTCAATTAGAAAAGTTTGGAGTGGACGTCATGGAGGCAGGGTTTCCTGCTTCCTCCTACGGGGACTTCCAAGCAGTCCAGCAAATTGCCAGGACCATAAAAAAGTCAAGAGTGGTTGGTCTTGCACGATCAGTCAAATCAGATATCGATGCTGTCTATGAAGCGGTGAAGGATGCTGAAAAGAACGGCGTCCACGTATTCTTGGCAACCTCCCCCATTCATATGGAATACAAATTGAAGAAAAAACCGAAAGAGGTAGTGGAGGCAGCAATTCAGGCAGTTGAATACGCAAAACGATATTTTGATCATGTTCAATGGTCTGCAGAGGACGCAACAAGAAGTGAATGGCCATTTTTGGCACATATCATTGAAAAGGTAATTGATGCAGGTGCCAATGTCATCAACCTTCCTGACACCGTGGGATACACAACTCCACTGGAATATGCTCAATTGATCACATATATTCGCGAACATGTGCCGAATATCCATAAAGTAAAACTCTCTGCCCATTGCCATGATGATCTCGGAATGGCCGTATCCAATTCCTTGGCAGCCATCCAAAGCGGTGTCGATCAGATTGAAGGAACCATCAATGGAATCGGGGAACGCGCTGGGAATGCATCTTTGGAAGAAATCATCGTTGCCCTTCAAATAAGAAAAGACGTGTACGAGGTGGAAACAAATATTGATCTTAAGCAAACGGTCAGAACAAGCAATCTTGTCAGTAAACTGACCGGTATGATTGTTCCACAAAATAAAGCGGTCGTAGGAGCTAACGCCTTTGCCCATGAATCAGGAATCCACCAGGATGGGGTACTGAAAAACAAGAGTACCTATGAAGTAATCAACCCAGAGATGGTCGGGCTTCATTCGAATAAAATGGTCCTTGGCAAGCATTCCGGCAGTCATGCCTTTAAACAGAGATGCGAGGAACTTGGGTTGTTTTTAAACGAAGAGGAAGGAAAAAAGCTGTTTAAATCGTTCAAAGATCTTACGGTGAAGAAGAAAGAAGTAACCGAGGACGATATTTTTGCATTGATGATGGATTCATCCGTTAAAGGACTTTTTCCTCATTACCGAATGGAGACCTTACAAATCTCTTATGGCTCCAATATAATTCCGACGACAACCATTGCCATTAAAACAGAAGACGGTGAAGTACTCCAAGAATCTGCTACAGGAAAAGGAAGCGTGGAATCTGTTTACAATACAATCTCCAGAATTCTACAAAAAGAAATATCGCTGCTTGACTATCGCATTCAATCTACCACAAACGGAAGTGATGCGCTTGCTGAGGTATATGTGAAGATAAGTTGTGATGGAGATGTTTCAAGCGGAAGAGGAATCGAACATGACGTATTGGAAGCTTCAGCGAAAGCATATCTGGATGCAGTCAATCGCCTATCCATAAAAGAGAAATTTGCAAGATACTCAGCAAAAGGGGTGGAGGTAGGATGA
- the leuB gene encoding 3-isopropylmalate dehydrogenase has product MSQFTISVLPGDGIGPEVVREAILVLEQVAKNFQHTFTFNYGKIGGVAVDETGTPLPQETVDVCKNSHAILLGAVGGPKWDEESPERRPEAGLLGIRKALKLYANLRPVTLFESLIHASPLKREVVLDTDVLIVRELTGGIYFGAPRERRQGEDGLEVVDTLLYTEKEMERIIRKGFEVAQGRKKKLTSVDKANVLESSRLWRETANRIAKEYPDVQLDHMLVDNAAMQLVRNPRQFDVIVTENMFGDILSDEASMLTGSLGMLPSASLGVDGPGLYEPIHGSAPDIAGKNVANPLATILSAAMLLRHSLGLAEEAAAVEKAVDLALEEGYRTQDIGSEWERLLGTTQMGEAVRSYLKAPIKN; this is encoded by the coding sequence ATGAGTCAATTTACCATCAGTGTCCTGCCTGGTGACGGAATCGGCCCTGAAGTGGTAAGGGAAGCGATACTTGTACTAGAGCAGGTGGCCAAGAATTTTCAACATACATTCACTTTTAACTACGGCAAGATCGGAGGAGTTGCTGTCGATGAGACAGGAACTCCTCTTCCACAAGAAACGGTGGATGTATGTAAAAACAGTCATGCGATCCTTTTAGGAGCGGTAGGCGGACCTAAATGGGATGAAGAATCACCTGAAAGAAGGCCAGAAGCTGGATTGCTTGGAATCCGTAAAGCTTTAAAGCTATATGCCAATCTCCGCCCTGTCACCCTATTTGAATCCCTTATCCATGCTTCCCCTTTGAAAAGAGAGGTAGTTTTAGATACAGATGTGTTGATAGTCAGGGAACTGACAGGTGGTATCTATTTTGGTGCACCTCGTGAAAGAAGACAAGGGGAAGACGGTTTAGAAGTGGTGGACACCCTCCTATATACAGAGAAAGAGATGGAACGCATTATTCGCAAAGGATTTGAAGTAGCACAAGGCCGCAAGAAAAAACTTACTTCTGTCGATAAGGCAAATGTGTTGGAAAGCAGCAGGCTTTGGAGGGAAACCGCAAACCGGATTGCAAAGGAATATCCTGATGTCCAATTAGATCACATGTTAGTAGATAATGCGGCTATGCAGTTGGTCAGAAACCCTAGGCAATTTGACGTCATCGTGACAGAAAACATGTTTGGCGACATATTAAGCGATGAAGCTTCCATGCTAACGGGCTCCCTTGGTATGTTGCCTTCCGCAAGTCTTGGCGTAGACGGCCCAGGCCTGTATGAACCAATTCATGGTTCCGCACCGGACATAGCCGGCAAAAATGTCGCCAACCCATTGGCTACCATCCTTTCAGCAGCTATGCTTCTAAGGCATTCCTTAGGCTTAGCGGAAGAAGCGGCCGCTGTTGAAAAAGCAGTAGACCTAGCATTAGAAGAAGGCTACCGCACCCAAGACATCGGCTCAGAATGGGAACGTCTCCTCGGCACTACCCAAATGGGAGAAGCAGTAAGGAGTTATTTAAAGGCGCCAATAAAGAATTAG